In one Lolium rigidum isolate FL_2022 chromosome 3, APGP_CSIRO_Lrig_0.1, whole genome shotgun sequence genomic region, the following are encoded:
- the LOC124697663 gene encoding uncharacterized protein LOC124697663 gives MSYYDRRGDSSIVEAFTLSPLPYPVILILGMVALLLGVSWFFSYEDFMEDAAEQFSWILLVIPIALVLIIKWISSVDSFEGYFGFYPTERRWGGGGYQGAPSEGSSPWGVAVVVVLLLVLASYHSTFTDMWNPLIRS, from the coding sequence ATGTCGTACTATGACCGGCGGGGGGATTCGTCGATCGTGGAGGCGTTCACGCTGTCGCCGCTGCCGTACCCGGTGATCCTGATCCTGGGCATGGTGGCGCTGCTGCTGGGGGTGTCGTGGTTCTTCAGCTACGAGGACTTCATGGAGGATGCCGCGGAGCAGTTCAGCTGGATCCTCCTCGTCATCCCCATCGCGCTCGTCCTCATCATCAAGTGGATCTCCTCCGTCGACAGCTTCGAGGGATACTTCGGGTTCTACCCCACCGAGCGGCGCTGGGGAGGGGGCGGCTACCAGGGCGCACCCTCCGAGGGCAGCTCCCCGTGGGGCGTCGCCGTGGTCGTcgtgctcctcctcgtcctcgccagCTACCACTCCACCTTCACCGACATGTGGAATCCCCTGATACGCTCCTAG